From the genome of Bradyrhizobium sp. ORS 278:
GATTATGGCTGCCGATTCGCGAATGAATCTCATCGCCGCGATGAATGTGGCGGGTTGCAAACACATTGCCGTCACAGAGCGAAGAAAACATGCGCTGCAACATCAGCCGAAGAATGGACGCGCCCGTGCTTCAATCAACCAACTCTCGTTGTCGCTCGTCCGTCCGACCGCTGCGGCGGCCCGTGCTCGTCGTATGCGGGCTTGCTGTCCTGCTGCTATCGAACGATGGCGCATTCGCACGCGAGCGGTCGCTGCGGCAGGACTTCGAGACCTGGTGGAATCAGACCCAGGCAGGCAGCGGCGCGACGAAGACGAGCGCATCCCACGAGACCAGACGCCGCGTCGCGAAACGTGGACGTGGTGCCGTCAACGAGGCTCACGCCGAGGCCCGCCGAGCCGGCACAGCCGACCCCGACGTGGCTCCTCGCCGCGACCGGCCCGGGACCTACTTCCTGCATGGACCGAGGTTCTGATCCCGATCGTTCGGTCGGCAAATTCCCGGTCGCTGGCCGTCTTGCACTTGCGAAATCGTGCAGCCTGACCTAGGTGAAGCCCGGCGCGTCTTATTGACCTCGAAACCTGCAACGGACGCGCGCGTTGTTTGCCCGCACCATTCATCGCCGCCCCCGATCGGACGGCGGAGACAAAGGATCAAATCGATGAATTGGAAACTGATCATGACGGCGGCCGCTGTCGGCATGGTCGCGATCGTCGGCACGTCGACGATGGCGACGAGCGCTCCGGCTTCTTCCAAGCTGCTGACGTCGATCGATCCCGACAAGGACGGCACCGCCGACCTCAGCGAGGTCCGCGCCGCCGCGGGCGCGCTGTTCGACAAGCTCGATCGCGATCACGACGGCACGCTCGATGCCAAGGAGCTGCGTGGCCGTGTCTCGGCCAAGGACCTCAAGGCCGCGGATCCCGACAATGACGGCACCTTGACCAAGGACGAGTATCTCGCGCTCGTCGAGAGCCGCTTCAAGGCTGCCGATCCGGACAATGACGGCACGCTCGACTCCAAGGAGTTGAAGAAGGTCGCCAAGTTGCTGAAGTAACACCCGGTCCGCCTTGGACCGATCCGGCCGACAGAGGCCCGCGGCGAGAGATCGCTGCGGGCCTTTCGGTTTGAAGGACAACCTCTCCAAGCGCGACATGCCGCTCGCGCTCGCACTGGCATCTCACAAGCTTGGCCGTGACATCTCGACGGCCAGGCGCACGAGGTCGGGCAGGCTGCGCGCCCCGAGCTTCTGCCGCAGGCGGTAGGTCAGGTTGATGACCGTCTTGTAGCTGATCCCGAGCTGGTCGGCGATCGCCTGATAGGATTTCGCTTGTGCGAGCAGCGCAAGCGCCTGACGTTCGCGCGGGGTCAGCGACGTCTGCGCGGCCCCGTCGGCGTCCTGGCGCAGCATCGCGATCCGCATGGCGAGCTGGGGGTCGAGATAGGTTCCGCCCGTCCGCACCTGCTCGAGCGCTTTCGGCAGCTCCTGCGGCGGGGCGTCCTTTAGCAGATAGCCGCTGGCGCCGGCGTCGATCGCGGAGCGGACGATGCGCGGGTCGCCGAGCATGCTGAAGACCAGGATCCGGGCCTGCGGGTCGTGCGACCGCATCCGCTCGATCAGGCCGATTCCGCCGAGGTCCTCGCCGCGAAGCCGCAGGTCGACGATAGCGGCATCCGGCTGTTCGCGCACATAGGCGGCATAGGCGCTCTCCGCGTCGTGCGCCTCGGTCAGGGTGCCGATCCCGGCCTCGTTCAGGAGCCAGCGGCAGGCGGTGATCACGACCGGGTGGTCATCGACGAGCAGAACACGATACATCCGATAACGTCTCGCCCCTTTGGCGCCGTGAGCACCGCTATGTTCTATCAAACAGGTTCCGTTGCAAACCAGAACCGAGTGCGACAGTGCGGCCGAGCCGGGAAGAGACCTTGGCAAGATCGTCACAAGTTTCCGGATTCGGGAAAAATGTCCCTATCTCGGGAAGAATAATCCCCATTGCGACAGTATTGGCCGCTGTCTACGAATGTTACCGTTCGTATTGTGCGGGAATGGACCGGATCTGAAGCGGGCGGGGCTCAGGGGCGTGAGCTGGCTCCGGGCCGGTCGACAAGAAACTGGGGGACGTCTTGACCAGGCTCTCGGCACTGAAAAGTGCTCTACTTGCGACGTGCGCGTTGCTGCCGACCGCTGTCTTCGCACAGCAGACCCTGCAGACCATCGAGGTCGTCGGCGTCTCGCCGGTGCAGGGCAGCGAGATGGCGAAAGACAAGATCCCCTCCAATGTCGAGACCATCGGGACGCGCGAGCTGGATCATAGCCGTGCCCCGTCGCTGCTCGACAATATCCTGCAATCGGTGCCCGGCGTCTCCTTGAGTGATCAGTCCGGCAATACGTTCCAGCGCAATCTGGATTATCGCGGCCAGACCGCCTCGCCGGTGCTCGGCACGCCGCAGGGTATCGCCGTCTACCAGAACGGCACCCGCATCAACGAGGCGTTCGGCGACGTCGTCAACTGGGACCTGATCCCGGAGATGGCGATCGCGCGCATGACGCTGATGCCGAACAATCCGTTGTTCGGCCTCAACGCCACCGGCGGCGCGCTGTCGATCGAGATGAAGAACGGCTTCACCTATCAGGGCGGCGAAGCGCAGCTGTTCGGCGGCTCGTTCGGCCGCATCCAGTCGGGCGCGCAGTATGGCTGGAACAACGGCACGTACTCGGCCTATATCGCGGCCGAAGGCGCCTATGACCGCGGCTGGCGCGACTTCTCATCGGCCTCGCAGATCCGGCGCATGTACGCTGATTTCGGCGCGCGCGGCGACACCACCGAATTCCATCTCTCCTTCACCGGCGCCGACAACAGGCTCGGCTCAGTCGCGGCGACGCCGATCGAGATGCTGAACAACCGCTGGTCCAGCGTCTACACCTGGCCGCAGTCGCTGCATCTTCAGATGCAGATGGTGCAGGCCAGCGCCAAATGGACGCCCAACGAGACCTGGACCTTGCAGGCCAACGGCTACTATCGCAACTACAAGTCGGCGCGCGTGGACGGCAACGGCACGGATGCGCAGGCCTGCGACCTGGGAATCGGCCTCGACAATCAATTCTGCATCGGGGATGGTCAGACTCCGTTGAACCAGAACGTGCCGACGTTCAATACGTTGGCCGGCGATACGGCGCTCGGCCAGATCGACCGCAACAGCGTCAAGACCGACAGCTATGGCGGCTCGCTGCAGGCGACCTCGACGACGCAGCTGTTCGGCCATGACAACCATTTCGTCGTCGGCGCCAGCGTGGATCATGGCAACACCAACTTTGCGGCAACCTCCGAGCTCGGCACCATCGACAACAATCTGTTTGTGACCGGCCTCGGTGTGTTCGTCGACCAGCCCAACGCCGGCCTTGCGCCGGTCAATCTGAACGCCAAGAACACCTATCTCGGCATCTACGCGACCAACACCTTCGACATCACCTCGCAGCTCGCCTTCACGGCCGGCGGCCGCTTCAACTGGGCCCAGATCAATCTGCGGGACCAGGGCGGAAACCTGCCGCTGCTGAACAGCAACAACAACTTCCAGCGCTTCAATCCGGTCGCCGGCTTCACCTACAAGTTCACGCCGAACATCACCGGATATGCCGGCTACTCCGAGGCCAACCGCGCGCCGACCCCGCTCGAGCTCGGCTGCTCGGACCCGAACAATCCCTGCCTGATCGACAACTTCCTAATCGCCGATCCGCCGCTGAAGCAGGTGGTGTCGCGCACCATCGAAGGCGGCCTGCGCGGCGAGATCTCCGGCGGCGCGTCCGCCTTTGCCGCGGCGCCGCCGCCCTATCGCAAGGCACCGATCAAGGCGGTGTCGGTCGATGACGGCTGGAAGCTGCGCTGGGGCCTCAGCCTGTTCCGCACCGAGAATTCCGACGACATCATCCAGGTTGTCGATCCGGCCAACCCCGTACGCGGCTATTTCAAGAACGCCGGCACCACGCTGCGCCAGGGCGTCGAGGCCAAGCTCGACCTGACCTGGAACCGCTGGACTGCCTACGCCAACTACACCTTCATCGATGCGACCTTCCGCAGTGCCTTCGACGTCAATGATCCGTTCCTGCAGGCTCCTGTCGGAGTTGTCTCGGGCAACCACATTCCCGGCATCCCGGCGCACCGCCTGAAGCTCGGGGCCGACTATGCCGTGACCGATGACTGGAAGGTCGGCGCCAGCTTCAACTATGTCGGCAGCCAGTATCTGCTGCATGACGAGACCAACGTCTATCCGAAGGTCCCGTCCTACTGGGTCGTGAACGTGAACACGTCGTACCAGGTCACCAAGAATGTCGAGGTGTTCGGGCTGATCCAGAACCTGTTCAACCAGCGCTAC
Proteins encoded in this window:
- a CDS encoding EF-hand domain-containing protein translates to MVAIVGTSTMATSAPASSKLLTSIDPDKDGTADLSEVRAAAGALFDKLDRDHDGTLDAKELRGRVSAKDLKAADPDNDGTLTKDEYLALVESRFKAADPDNDGTLDSKELKKVAKLLK
- a CDS encoding response regulator transcription factor translates to MYRVLLVDDHPVVITACRWLLNEAGIGTLTEAHDAESAYAAYVREQPDAAIVDLRLRGEDLGGIGLIERMRSHDPQARILVFSMLGDPRIVRSAIDAGASGYLLKDAPPQELPKALEQVRTGGTYLDPQLAMRIAMLRQDADGAAQTSLTPRERQALALLAQAKSYQAIADQLGISYKTVINLTYRLRQKLGARSLPDLVRLAVEMSRPSL
- a CDS encoding TonB-dependent receptor, with product MTRLSALKSALLATCALLPTAVFAQQTLQTIEVVGVSPVQGSEMAKDKIPSNVETIGTRELDHSRAPSLLDNILQSVPGVSLSDQSGNTFQRNLDYRGQTASPVLGTPQGIAVYQNGTRINEAFGDVVNWDLIPEMAIARMTLMPNNPLFGLNATGGALSIEMKNGFTYQGGEAQLFGGSFGRIQSGAQYGWNNGTYSAYIAAEGAYDRGWRDFSSASQIRRMYADFGARGDTTEFHLSFTGADNRLGSVAATPIEMLNNRWSSVYTWPQSLHLQMQMVQASAKWTPNETWTLQANGYYRNYKSARVDGNGTDAQACDLGIGLDNQFCIGDGQTPLNQNVPTFNTLAGDTALGQIDRNSVKTDSYGGSLQATSTTQLFGHDNHFVVGASVDHGNTNFAATSELGTIDNNLFVTGLGVFVDQPNAGLAPVNLNAKNTYLGIYATNTFDITSQLAFTAGGRFNWAQINLRDQGGNLPLLNSNNNFQRFNPVAGFTYKFTPNITGYAGYSEANRAPTPLELGCSDPNNPCLIDNFLIADPPLKQVVSRTIEGGLRGEISGGASAFAAAPPPYRKAPIKAVSVDDGWKLRWGLSLFRTENSDDIIQVVDPANPVRGYFKNAGTTLRQGVEAKLDLTWNRWTAYANYTFIDATFRSAFDVNDPFLQAPVGVVSGNHIPGIPAHRLKLGADYAVTDDWKVGASFNYVGSQYLLHDETNVYPKVPSYWVVNVNTSYQVTKNVEVFGLIQNLFNQRYYSSGTVFNTGGFNTAGGGNAFAFNDPRSVVPGMPLAAYAGIRAKF